A stretch of the Tannerella serpentiformis genome encodes the following:
- a CDS encoding helix-turn-helix domain-containing protein, with protein sequence MEYENDTLDDYSSSSERYRTRHVNIRTLRVEPQFNFDETYITIFSERRIYDPDGDIHYDPIKPRRTSTQVEMFDAFRYYLDEGKSSLRNFCRSYGLTVPYLHGLIFCLTGMDATDYRLSWQMKRADELLRYTNLSIPEVARMSGVGTPPNLFYAYQRDYDCSPSERRRAIRQPNDVGRFR encoded by the coding sequence ATGGAATACGAGAACGATACGCTGGACGACTACAGTTCATCGTCGGAGAGGTATAGGACACGCCATGTGAACATCCGAACGCTGAGAGTCGAACCGCAATTCAACTTCGATGAGACCTACATTACCATTTTCTCCGAACGTCGGATATACGATCCTGACGGGGATATACATTACGATCCCATAAAGCCTCGCCGGACGTCCACACAGGTGGAGATGTTCGATGCTTTTCGCTATTACTTGGACGAGGGGAAGTCTAGCCTGCGTAACTTTTGCAGATCCTACGGACTCACCGTTCCCTATTTGCATGGCCTGATCTTCTGCCTCACCGGTATGGACGCCACCGACTATCGTCTCTCTTGGCAAATGAAGCGTGCCGACGAATTGCTTCGGTACACCAATCTGTCTATCCCTGAGGTTGCCCGAATGAGCGGTGTAGGTACGCCGCCCAACCTCTTTTATGCTTACCAGCGCGACTATGATTGCTCGCCCTCAGAGCGGCGCCGCGCCATTCGCCAACCGAATGATGTGGGGCGTTTCCGTTAA
- a CDS encoding DNA-3-methyladenine glycosylase I translates to MTAKRCSWCERDALYRAYHDEEWGRPIHDDRRLFELLVLESFQAGLSWYTILAKREGFRAAFDGFDYRLIATYDDVKVEALMQDTRIVRNRQKILATIQNAARFMEIQQEFGSFSEFIWAFVGGSPCVNHPRKLEDVPASNQTSDAIASELKRRGFKFFGTTVAYAFMQSAGLVNDHIEDCAFKYPG, encoded by the coding sequence ATGACAGCGAAACGATGTAGTTGGTGCGAACGGGATGCCCTTTATCGCGCCTATCACGACGAGGAATGGGGGAGGCCTATCCATGACGATCGGCGATTGTTCGAGTTGCTTGTTTTGGAGAGTTTCCAAGCCGGGTTGAGTTGGTACACGATTCTGGCCAAGCGTGAGGGATTCCGCGCGGCTTTCGACGGATTCGACTATCGGCTTATCGCCACTTACGACGATGTGAAAGTGGAGGCGCTCATGCAAGACACACGGATCGTCCGCAACCGGCAGAAGATCTTGGCGACCATTCAGAATGCCGCCCGATTTATGGAAATACAACAGGAATTCGGATCATTCTCCGAGTTTATTTGGGCTTTTGTCGGCGGGAGCCCTTGCGTGAACCATCCCCGCAAGCTGGAGGATGTCCCGGCTAGCAATCAGACTTCCGACGCGATAGCCTCCGAGCTCAAACGTCGCGGATTCAAGTTCTTCGGCACAACCGTGGCCTACGCCTTTATGCAATCCGCGGGCTTGGTGAACGACCATATCGAGGATTGTGCCTTCAAGTATCCGGGCTGA